One window of the Anguilla rostrata isolate EN2019 chromosome 13, ASM1855537v3, whole genome shotgun sequence genome contains the following:
- the asb14a gene encoding dynein axonemal heavy chain 12 isoform X2 has translation MAGLLLRFNAKVNQEGAHRRTALHEAARLGREKFVQLLLQSGADPDPRSAFGLTPLALAAQSGHLEITEILLQNGADVESQALDSATILFEACAFGDPAVISLLLEYGADPNVPKNTGHLPIHRVAHRGHLQALEILIPVTTFEAVEDSGMSPLHSAAAGGHPECLELLLNAGYDTNFMLEPWVRRNYHDQRKSALFFAVSNGDMRSTQLLLEAGALPNQDPVKCLQVALRLGDLGLVRILLRYGANVNYYSRVNTTHFPSALHYAMKDEVLLRMLLNYGYDVRRCFDCPHGEGSHVPSDYEGWTPSVIKDTMFCEVVTVYWLRDISARLVRIMLDYVDHVTFCSKLKATLREQEEWPDICRIQENPRSLQHLCRLKIRHCLGRLRLRAPVFMSFLPLPDRLKDYVLYREYDFYSQGRPAGPQ, from the exons ATGGCCGGGCTTCTGCTGCGCTTCAATGCCAAAGTCAACCAGGAGGGGGCACACCGTAGGACTGCACTCCACGAAGCTGCTCGCCTCGGCAGGGAGAAGTTtgtgcagctgctcctgcagtCCGGTGCTGATCCAGACCCCCGCAGCGCATTCGGCCTCACCCCCCTGGCATTGGCAGCCCAGAGCGGACACCTGGAAATTACTGAGATTCTGCTTCAAAACG gggctGATGTGGAGTCTCAGGCACTGGACTCTGCCACCATCCTGTTTGAGGCGTGTGCCTTTGGTGACCCTGCAGTTATATCGCTACTGCTGGAGTATGGTGCAGACCCCAACGTACCCAAGAACACAGGCCACCTGCCCATCCACCGCGTGGCACACCGTGGCCACCTGCA AGCTCTGGAGATCCTGATCCCTGTGACAACCTTTGAGGCAGTGGAGGACAGTGGCATGAGCCCTCTGCACTCGGCGGCTGCTGGCGGCCACCCGGAGtgcctggagctgctgctgaacGCTGGCTATGACACCAACTTCATGCTGGAGCCCTGGGTTCGCCGCAACTACCACGACCAGCGCAAATCGGCCCTGTTCTTTGCCGTCTCCAACGGCGATATGCGCTCAACGCAACTGCTCCTTGAGGCCGGTGCCCTGCCCAACCAGGACCCCGTCAAGTgcctgcaggtggcgctgcGCCTGGGCGACCTGGGCCTTGTACGCATATTGCTGCGCTATGGCGCCAACGTCAACTACTACTCCCGCGTCAACACCACCCACTTCCCCTCCGCCCTGCATTACGCCATGAAGGACGAGGTGCTGCTGCGCATGCTGCTGAACTATGGGTACGATGTGCGCCGCTGCTTCGACTGTCCTCATGGAGAGGGCTCCCACGTACCCAGCGACTATGAGGGCTGGACCCCCTCGGTCATAAAGGACACCATg tTCTGTGAGGTGGTCACAGTATACTGGTTGAGGGATATCTCTGCTCGCCTGGTACGCATCATGTTGGACTACGTCGACCATGTCACTTTCTGCTCTAAACTGAAGGCCACTCTCAGGGAACAGGAGGAGTGGCCAGACATTTGCAGGATTCAAG AGAACCCGCGCAGTCTGCAGCACCTGTGCAGGCTGAAGATCCGGCACTGCCTGGGCCGCCTGCGCCTCCGGGCCCCCGTCTTCATGAGCTTCCTCCCTCTGCCTGACCGCCTCAAGGACTACGTTCTGTACCGCGAATACGACTTCTACAGCCAGGGCAGACCAGCAGGGCCACAGTGA
- the asb14a gene encoding dynein axonemal heavy chain 12 isoform X1, with product MDSDPTGSDVDEDVALQFVIQESLLDCDRPGDHVDPFPEVSHRVSANAEKDKIFTAIRMGEVGTLRRLVPCRQTFGEADSRGWVPLHEAAVQGNRTILEMTFAASPPGAEQVRTLQGKTPLFLAVEQGLEENASFLLQKGSSPDSQDEDEDSPLVAAIKTDQYDMAGLLLRFNAKVNQEGAHRRTALHEAARLGREKFVQLLLQSGADPDPRSAFGLTPLALAAQSGHLEITEILLQNGADVESQALDSATILFEACAFGDPAVISLLLEYGADPNVPKNTGHLPIHRVAHRGHLQALEILIPVTTFEAVEDSGMSPLHSAAAGGHPECLELLLNAGYDTNFMLEPWVRRNYHDQRKSALFFAVSNGDMRSTQLLLEAGALPNQDPVKCLQVALRLGDLGLVRILLRYGANVNYYSRVNTTHFPSALHYAMKDEVLLRMLLNYGYDVRRCFDCPHGEGSHVPSDYEGWTPSVIKDTMFCEVVTVYWLRDISARLVRIMLDYVDHVTFCSKLKATLREQEEWPDICRIQENPRSLQHLCRLKIRHCLGRLRLRAPVFMSFLPLPDRLKDYVLYREYDFYSQGRPAGPQ from the exons ATGGACTCAGAtcccacaggaagtgatgtcgaCGAGGACGTGGCCCTGCAGTTTGTAATCCAGGAGAGCCTGCTGGACTGTGACAGGCCTGGGGACCATGTGGATCCCTTCCCAGAAGTCAGCCACAG GGTCAGTGCAAATGCAGAAAAAGACAAGATCTTCACAGCCATAAGAATGG GTGAGGTAGGAACCCTGCGCAGGCTGGTCCCCTGTCGGCAGACTTTCGGGGAGGCAGACAGCAGAGGCTGGGTCCCGCTACATGAGGCTGCGGTACAGGGCAACAGGACCATCCTGGAGATGACCTTCGCAG CATCCCCTCCAGGGGCGGAACAGGTGCGGACCCTGCAGGGGAAGACGCCCCTCTTCCTGGCTGTGGAGCAAGGCCTAGAGGAGAATGCCAGCTTCCTGCTGCAGAAAGGAAGCAGCCCAGACAGccaggacgaggacgaggactCCCCCCTCGTCGCAG CAATAAAGACTGACCAGTATGACATGGCCGGGCTTCTGCTGCGCTTCAATGCCAAAGTCAACCAGGAGGGGGCACACCGTAGGACTGCACTCCACGAAGCTGCTCGCCTCGGCAGGGAGAAGTTtgtgcagctgctcctgcagtCCGGTGCTGATCCAGACCCCCGCAGCGCATTCGGCCTCACCCCCCTGGCATTGGCAGCCCAGAGCGGACACCTGGAAATTACTGAGATTCTGCTTCAAAACG gggctGATGTGGAGTCTCAGGCACTGGACTCTGCCACCATCCTGTTTGAGGCGTGTGCCTTTGGTGACCCTGCAGTTATATCGCTACTGCTGGAGTATGGTGCAGACCCCAACGTACCCAAGAACACAGGCCACCTGCCCATCCACCGCGTGGCACACCGTGGCCACCTGCA AGCTCTGGAGATCCTGATCCCTGTGACAACCTTTGAGGCAGTGGAGGACAGTGGCATGAGCCCTCTGCACTCGGCGGCTGCTGGCGGCCACCCGGAGtgcctggagctgctgctgaacGCTGGCTATGACACCAACTTCATGCTGGAGCCCTGGGTTCGCCGCAACTACCACGACCAGCGCAAATCGGCCCTGTTCTTTGCCGTCTCCAACGGCGATATGCGCTCAACGCAACTGCTCCTTGAGGCCGGTGCCCTGCCCAACCAGGACCCCGTCAAGTgcctgcaggtggcgctgcGCCTGGGCGACCTGGGCCTTGTACGCATATTGCTGCGCTATGGCGCCAACGTCAACTACTACTCCCGCGTCAACACCACCCACTTCCCCTCCGCCCTGCATTACGCCATGAAGGACGAGGTGCTGCTGCGCATGCTGCTGAACTATGGGTACGATGTGCGCCGCTGCTTCGACTGTCCTCATGGAGAGGGCTCCCACGTACCCAGCGACTATGAGGGCTGGACCCCCTCGGTCATAAAGGACACCATg tTCTGTGAGGTGGTCACAGTATACTGGTTGAGGGATATCTCTGCTCGCCTGGTACGCATCATGTTGGACTACGTCGACCATGTCACTTTCTGCTCTAAACTGAAGGCCACTCTCAGGGAACAGGAGGAGTGGCCAGACATTTGCAGGATTCAAG AGAACCCGCGCAGTCTGCAGCACCTGTGCAGGCTGAAGATCCGGCACTGCCTGGGCCGCCTGCGCCTCCGGGCCCCCGTCTTCATGAGCTTCCTCCCTCTGCCTGACCGCCTCAAGGACTACGTTCTGTACCGCGAATACGACTTCTACAGCCAGGGCAGACCAGCAGGGCCACAGTGA